In Catharus ustulatus isolate bCatUst1 chromosome 30, bCatUst1.pri.v2, whole genome shotgun sequence, the DNA window TGCTGCAAACTCCACGTGAACCAAGGAGCAACTGATTAACTCATCACTGCTGCTATGGAGAGCTGCATCCACGCAGCACCCCATCTTGCCAGCTCTTCAGGACTGCCCACAGCTGACCTGTGTCTCTACCCAAACAGCACCAGGGGAAGAGGCATGTGCTTGTCATTCTGTTCGTACTCACCAAAGGGAATCTCGTCTGGAGCATTTGCAAGTCATCATATCCATACACCTGTGGCTAGAAAAAGAGCCAGGGATGACATTAGGGACATGGACTACATAAGGACACCTAATTTTAGATTAAACTTTTGGATAAATGTGAGAGAAAGCCAGAAGTAGTTGGTGAGCAGCCACATGAGCCACCAAGTGCAGGCAGCCAGAGCCTCTACAAAGAGGCCAGAAGTTTCTGTGAGTTGCTCAAAGGAAAGTGCTCCAGACCATAAAGCCACTCAAcagtttttctctggaaatcATCCCAAAACTGAAATCTATCCTCACCTCTAGGAGAGGGTGTGACACACACCCCTAGACTTTGTGGCCATTGCTACCCTTGCTTTGATTGCCCTTTGTCACATCACGTTTCtaacacagctctgtgcttccaTACACTGTGCTCTGCCCTAGGGTTCTTCAAAggctggagaggctgcagagaacAGGCACGtaggctctgctccaggatcATAACTCACATTTATCCCCACGGGCACATTGAAATCATGAAAGAACAGCAGGTCCAAACTCTGCCTGTTCAAGGCAGCCCTACAGTTTATAGCTTCTCCACTATGCTATatcccaccctgctgcagagggagctgggagggacctggTGGCATGACACCACTGCAAAGTTCCACTCACCGGATAGGCATGTAGCAACCCTGGAGCCATAATGTAGGGATTAGGCAACAATGGCGGGACTCCAGGAGGGAGATTGGGAGGGGCTTTTCCTGAataaggaagagaaaggaaaagttcCACAGTGAAGCAAACAGCAGAAGCTCACTGTCATACCCCTCACACCCTTCTCTGGTACAGCAGTACCCAGGGCAGTACCTGATGTGGTTGCAACAGAGCTGCGAGTTGAGGCCGTCACTGTGGAGttgctgctgaggctgaggcCCAGGCTGCTGAcactgctgaggctggaggAAACGCTGACCACTGGTGGGGCAGCTGACACCGTGCTGGAGGACGTGGAGAAAGTACTAGCAGAAGAATGGAGGCTTGCTTCACTCTCCACACTTGTGTGctagggaaggaagggaagagagtCAGGGGATCAGGCAGATGGAACCAAGTGCACAGGTACCACAGGAAACTCTCTGTGCAGAACATTATGCACTTCTGTCTGCATCTGGATGTTCAGCAGTCAATCCCTAATGCCTACAAACCTCTCTCATGGTTACACCTCAACACATCTGtctgaagagcagagcagggcttgaCACCACATTTGCAGCAGGGtgatttattttgctgcagAAGTCAGTACCTAGGAACTGTACTGCAAGAGCTCCAGCAGTAGAGGTGTTTGGTTCCACTGCATCAGCTGCCAGTTGGCTCTGACTCTGCAGCACCTTCAAGGGCTACTACAGGCTCAaaaggcagtgctgctcagtcAGAAACAGGCAGAGTGTCAACAGCCTTgaggcacagctgcacagacagCATTCTGACATAAAACCCTGTCATCTCTCTCCACACAGCATCCAAACTCCTGCAGGACACTCATCAGCCTGGCAGATCCTGTCATAACCAGGCCCCATGGTCAGGCACCTCAGCAGATCCTGCCAAGCTGAGCAGAAATGGGGCACACAGTGTGAGAGCATACCCAGACTCACCAGAAGAGTTGAAGTTGATGTTCGCCCAGAGGATGTGGATGAGGACAGACTGTTCTGCTGGGTGGGTAATGCACtgacagaagagaaataaaacactaTCAGACCAAGATAAGAGTCAACATTGGTAGCACCATTCCATTTCCCATCTGCTTGAATGGGATGAGTCATCTTAGTCTTCCTCACTGCAATGAGACAGACTCTGATGTCTGCTATGGATTCCTGCTTCTAGTTCTGCTTCTTCAGAAATCCAGCCCTTCCACTCACTcacctgctgagctgggcagtggTTGTACTGGGGAGCTCCTCGTTGtggctcaggctgctcagagctgttgAATGTTGGCTGGCTGTTGTCAGCAAGGATGATGCAGACACCCCATCGTTGAGAGGTGCAATACTGGGAGTAGAGGGGGAGTCAGATTTCACTGCAGGGCCTGTAGCACCTGAGAACAGAAGCTTCTGGTTAAGGGCAGCTACTGGCAACTTCCAGAGGGTAGCACAAGGGCAAGGATCAGCAAGTGCTCAGCTAGAGGAGCcaggagatttggggtttcctTCAGTGCTGCCAAACAGTTATACACTTATGACTGTGTTCTACATCTCACTTTACTCCAACACTACCACTGGTTCTTCAGAGAGCTTCAAGACCTACAGATTAAGTGCCTTCCACACACAAagagtaaattattttcataggTGGCCCTCCAAGGATCTCAAGGATCAGCAGAAAGCTGAATGTTTTGAGGCAAGGAAATAATCTGAATGGCAGCAATTAGTTGAGCAAGAAAAGGACTTGCTATGAGCACAGATAAAGCTTCTCATTCAAAGCAGAGAACACAAGCACAACAAATGCAGGACATCCTCTGTACTGGCAAGACTCTTACCTTCAACAGCCTGTGTGGTTTGTAATGGCGTGGGTTGTACAGAACTGAAACCAttctgaggaaaaagagaaagaagtacTGGGCATTATTACAGCAcatttccagagcagagctAGTGGCACCTCTCTCCCACACTCCCCATGCAGTTATGAAAAGGTCCTGCTACCAGCATTTGTCATCAGATTGTGTTTGGGTCAGTCCCAAGGTCTAGTCCCATGCCAGCATGGTCCTCAAGTTTATATTTGAGAAATCAGTGCAAGAAGTTTATCTGCTGCTGGTATTTAAACTGTCTCAACATTCTCAATCCAAGTTCATTAGCCACACCTGATGTTACTGAATTGGTGTACAGCATACAAGAGTCAAATCCttaacacaaaacaaaattctttgtCTGCATGCCACTCTCTAGCAGGGTAGTTGCACATGACAACACATCACCTGCCATCAACCTGACTGCTGTTAACCCCAGTGGTCCAGgcacaaaacacagcagccaGAAGAGAGCTCTGATTAAAGCCCACAGGTTACACAGTGAGGTTGGTGGATCACAGAACCATCTGATGAGCCATTCAGCTTTCCCTGAGACACTTCACACAAGAGGCTCACTCAGCAAAACAGGTGAGCAAAGCTGTTCTCTTACCTTAGCCTGGGTCAGATCTTTCTGGGGCGAGGAAGAGATAGAATTTGGGTATCGCCTCGTCTGGGTGGATCTCTGTTCATACAGTGGTCCCTGAGCACTGTTCTGGGAGGTAAATGTTGCTGTCTGTATTGTGCCACTCTGGTAACCAGACTCCTGGCTTTGATTGGACGAAATTGTGGATGAAGATTCactgcaaaagggaaaaaaaaaagtgttcctCCATTTTCCTCCAAAACAGTCCTACTGTAAGCTGCTGACCCAGACTGGGCTCTTCACTTCAAATACTCAACATAAAAAGCCCCAAGCATCAGTATAAAGGCACTACATGAAGCAGCCAGGCTAAGAAACATGCCCAAAGAGTAGGGCTAGCCCAACCATGGacatccagctgcagctttgccTCACATACTGCTGTGTCTTAGGCAACACTTCGTGAATGACagaattcctccaaagccatcttcccctggaacttgctataatagataaggtctcctagataccaaggttgagccaaattccttaagaatttggtcactttctaacactttggaagacaattggttagaaattagtctgtgtaattggtcagtttaccTTCAGAACTTTTaacttagattggatgctgttctttgtataaactttttatttgctgtagtttgaatcccccttgAACCTACAAATATGgttgtctttctctgctggctgatgtgagctcctgagagatggctgatggATATTAGCACTCTCATGTCCTGGTAAAACTACTACCAGGGGCAAAAAGAAAGTTTACAACACTTCATGAGCTGCCACCACTCAGGTCCCAGTACTCAATGGACTGGCCTGTTACTAAGGGTCGGCCCAACTGAAGACAAATGCACCATCACCATAGATACACCTACCCCACTGTGTCCTAGTTTGCCAGGCAAAAAGAAGGACAAAGCATTCAGAATCTGTTCATCAGAGACATGGAGCATGTGTTGGGGTTTCCCCTCCTGTGTTTCCAACAACACAGTTTAAGAGCTTTCTGTGCAAGTACTGCAGGCCAAAGAGCCACAGAGGTGCCCCATGAGTCTGCTGGCAACTTGTGCTTTGCTGTTGCATACACTGTCCCCCCTTTATGACCACAGCACAGTCAGAAAGGGTCTACTGGTATGCACAACTCAGGTCCACAGGATCAGCAAATGTCCAAAGCTGCCTGCTGGGATTAGCAGGCTGCTGGTGCTCACCTGGCCGAGCTGGTGTAGAGGCTGCTCTGAGACTGGCTAACAGCGGCGCTGGTTGTGGGCGTTGATTCGTACTCAGCAAGAACAGGCTCTGAACCAAACTGTAACGCCCCAAACTGCAGGTTTAGCCCTGAGATATCCGACGAGCCAGGCATTTCCACTGCAAGTGCAGGGATCTGCAAGGGAGAAACAACAAAATGCTTCAATCATTCCTGGTGAATCATTAGCCCAGAGAATTACTTTAATACCCACATTTCTCAGCACACAGTGGCTGTTACAGCCTTGCAGCCCCTGAATTACACTGCTCAACCCAGGCAGGCACACAGCTCCATCATCCCCACAAACACTCAGTGATAACATCAGCAAGGCCAAGCCCAGACCTTTCCCTCAGCAGCCCAAATGGCTGTTTCTACAGCTCTAACACAACTCAATGCCTCCCTCCTCATCTGCACCTTTGATGTTAAggatgcttttttcttttgctgcttgagcttctgctgtgctggctggggacTCGAGGACTGGTTGTCCGAGGATCCTGGAGACATCTGGGGAACTGGATTGGTTTTGCTGGGCAGTGGTGAGGATGGAGGTGCAGGTGTGGTTGTGGAGGCAGTCACCACAGGCTGCTTCTCCTGCATGAACACTTCTATCATGGTTGAAGTTGATGTAAAGCCCTGACGCTTGGTGAAGGGACTATGCACGGAAGAGTCTGTTGGATTCTTGAGATCTATGGGACAAGCCAGAGGTGAGTTAGCAGCTCATTTCCCTAAAACTAAATCACATTCTGACACttaccaagaaaaataaatccttttcctCTATGTTTCATCCTGAAGTCTGCTAGAGAGCAGAGAACTTAAGCATCTCTGCTCCCAGTCTCACATTCTCACCACCATTAATGCCAAGCCTTTTTAAGCCCTTCTTCCACCATCCCTTCAGGACAAAGCCAGTTTGTGTGGCAGAAGTCCTCCAGAGTCCCTCATGGAGACACTGCACGTCAGAATCCTGCAGGCcacttccttccctctctgttAACACTCCTGCATTCCAttgcctcctccttcccctgcagggACTAGGTATCTCCAAGCAACAGCACTGCTTGGGGCTGCCTACCCTCAGGTCTTCCTCCTCTGACTAAGCCTTTCCACAGCTTATTCAAAATCAACTCCTATTCTCTGTGACTCTCTTCTGAAGCTTCTTGTCTGAGAAGATCAGAAACTGCCAACACTGACTGTCACTAGGACAGGGCtcaatttttcttcagcttggATTTGAACCAGAGCCATTTCCCTGTAACAAGCACAAGCTGAAGGAAATTACACTAGCACTCAATCACAGCAAAACTCAGCTTCTCATCTGAAAAGAGCTTCTGAATCCCTGTTTATTCTCTCATGCTGGCCCAGAGGTAGTTACTTCTTGGCATTTAAGATCAAATCCCCTTAAATAATAGGAGttcagcagggagaggagactGACAAGAGTTTGCATTTGGGAGCTGTTCTCCAGAGGTGCCATTTCAGACCTTTTTCTAGTATAGCTTTACAATAATGGGAAGTAGTTCTGCACACTCTGAGAGGCTCAGGAATGCCAGATCCCTGATCCTTAAACTGTTTGGAATCACAGATTCAACTGTCCCAAGTATAAAAGGAACAGGGAGAGACTCATACACACTATTACATTTCAGTCTTACCCACagctctcaatttttttctgctgagctAAATTGGTTGTGAATTTATGAACAGATCCTTGTTGAatccctcccactgctgctcacagcatgTCTCTGCAGTTCTGGGGGAACATGTTCCCTCCCATCTGGGGAGCCACGCTGCGTTTCCTTACCGTACTGCACCAGAGACGAGGTCTGTGTGGTGGAGCCCATGTcccaggaagcagcagtggtGCTCCCAGTAGGCTGGGtgtgctgagctgccagctgagCCAGTGCCTGGGCTGTCTTGAACTGCTCCAGGAACTGTGACCCTGTAGTACTGCTGCCTTTGGCCTCCCCGACATCTCCAAATCCTTTCCCCAACATGCTCACCTGCAATTTCAGCAAGGAGATAAAAGTTAGTGTCTCCCATGGCTTGGAACTTGGCTCAGAGGACAGCTACATCTCTGAACACAAGCCCAAACACACTGTACCCTGCTGCTTCTCACTAGATACCCCAGTTCAACATTCTTGAACtctaaacacacacacagactgctGACAGGAAGGGCTCATGTTTCTTTCCCAGCCCCCATGGTGTGTGAACACAGGTATGCTCATCTCTTGCCCAACCCATGCCAGTACAGTGTCACAGAGAGTTACATAAGAAGTTGACAGGATCTTAAATATACTAAATGATTCTCATGCATTCACTTGCACTAGAAGAGAAACACCAGGAGATCTTGACTTTATAGTTAATgtggttttgaaaatttttctgcaATTATCTCACATTAAGTAAAccacttttatttgttttactaaAGTTACACAAAGCAGCATCTGCCAGGTCAATGCACATCCCTGACTCAAtgtctccttccttctcctgtcAGTGGATGCCAGTATTCCATCCCACACCAGTTCTCTTTTTCAAACTGTTAGAATTGCAAGCCCTGGaccaaaacagatttttttttgtcctttaagCAGGAATGAAGCATATATTGCTAATCTGAcaagggcagcaggggaggaatTACCACAATTATTTCATATTGAGCAATGAACTTCAGGCCACTGCTTTTAAAGCAGACTAGCAAATTATCTGGCTCTACCAGCCACAAGCAGTGAGCATATGGGCTGTATTTCCTATATTACCCAAACAGACACAACAACAGGGGATAAGCAACCTCAGCCAAACACCCACTGTCAGACCAGCTTTTCCTTACCATGCTGTGGTGAGAAAAGGAGTTTCCAGAGGCAGGTTGGGATAGAGCACTCTGCTTAGAATTGCTGAACACCAGTGGCTGTGCCAAGGAAGGAGTCTGGGATGACTCCAGGTTTGTTGACTCATTTTCCATAGAAGAGGGTGTCTTTCCTAGCAGGACTGCAAGATCAATCCTGGGTACACAAAGATCCACTGAGGTTACCAGAAGCTCCTGCTTCCATTAGAACAGTATTCCCCCTCCAGCCTCACAGCTTTTACTTTATAAATTGAAGGAATGTGCAGAACATTAATTTACAACTTCCAGTAGCAACCCCAGAAAGACAGACTGACCAAGCAAGACCCTGCACtgtctttgattttaaaatcatGTCTTACATTAATTTAACACAG includes these proteins:
- the UBAP2L gene encoding ubiquitin-associated protein 2-like isoform X3, with the protein product MMTSVGTNRARGSWEQTQTQSQTQHKQRPQATAEQIRLAQMISDHNDADFEEKVKQLIDITGKNQDECVIALHDCNGDVNRAINVLLEGNPDTHSWEMVGKKKGVSGQKESGQTEASEESKENRERERDFSRRRGGLPRRGRGATRGREFRGQENGLDGGKSGGSSGRGTERGRRGRGRGRGGSGRRGGRFSAQGMGTFNPADYAEPASTDENYGNSNNNTWNNAGSFEPDDGTSAWRAATEEWGTEDWNEDLSETKIFTASNVSSVPLPAENVTITAGQRIDLAVLLGKTPSSMENESTNLESSQTPSLAQPLVFSNSKQSALSQPASGNSFSHHSMVSMLGKGFGDVGEAKGSSTTGSQFLEQFKTAQALAQLAAQHTQPTGSTTAASWDMGSTTQTSSLVQYDLKNPTDSSVHSPFTKRQGFTSTSTMIEVFMQEKQPVVTASTTTPAPPSSPLPSKTNPVPQMSPGSSDNQSSSPQPAQQKLKQQKKKASLTSKIPALAVEMPGSSDISGLNLQFGALQFGSEPVLAEYESTPTTSAAVSQSQSSLYTSSASESSSTISSNQSQESGYQSGTIQTATFTSQNSAQGPLYEQRSTQTRRYPNSISSSPQKDLTQAKNGFSSVQPTPLQTTQAVEGATGPAVKSDSPSTPSIAPLNDGVSASSLLTTASQHSTALSSLSHNEELPSTTTAQLSSALPTQQNSLSSSTSSGRTSTSTLLHTSVESEASLHSSASTFSTSSSTVSAAPPVVSVSSSLSSVSSLGLSLSSNSTVTASTRSSVATTSGKAPPNLPPGVPPLLPNPYIMAPGLLHAYPPQVYGYDDLQMLQTRFPLDYYSIPFPTPTTPLTGRDGSLSSNPYSGDLTKFGRGDASSPAPATTLAQPQQSQTQTHHTTQQTFLNPALPPGYSYTSLPYYTGVPGLPSTFQYGPAVFPVAPTSSKQHGVNVSVNASATPFQQPSGYGSHGYSTGVSVTSSNTGVPDISGSVYSKTQQSFEKQGFHTGTPAASFNLPSALGSGGPINPATAAAYPPTPFMHILTPHQQPHSQILHHHLQQDGQSGSGQRSQGSSIPQKSQANKSAYNSYSWGAN